In Sebastes fasciatus isolate fSebFas1 chromosome 24, fSebFas1.pri, whole genome shotgun sequence, the following are encoded in one genomic region:
- the LOC141762704 gene encoding ATP-binding cassette sub-family C member 4-like isoform X2, with amino-acid sequence MAFFFMCPAARSPVLSHLSSSLQGPWTIRAFGAEERFQKALDAQDCTQVLLSLSTFTFTAHQYEAFVSCVSAVSIIYVLVLNRGLVPVADHLSLFRCPSPRHLLHLCYHRHLWPPAAQRPTDELIPHRLNTIIDSDRIPSRVF; translated from the exons atggctttttttttcatgtgtccTGCAGCTCGGAGTCCAGTGTTGTCCCACCTGTCGTCGTCTCTTCAGGGCCCGTGGACCATCCGAGCCTTTGGAGCAGAGGAGAGGTTCCAGAAAGCCTTGGATGCCCAGGACTGCACTCAGGTTCTCCTCAGCCTCAGCACCTTTACATTCACTGCTCATCAATATGAAGCGTTTGTGAGCTGCGTCAGTGCAGTGTCTATAATCTATGTCCTTGTCCTGAACAGAGGCCTGGTTCCTGTTGCTGACCACCTCTCGTTGTTTCGCTGTCCGTCTCCACGGCATCTGCTCCATCTTTGTTACCATCGCCACCTTTGGCCGCCTGCTGCTCAGAGACC GACAGATGAGCTGATCCCTCATCGTCTCAACACCATCATAGACAGCGACAGGATACCG AGCAGAGTCTTCTGA
- the LOC141762702 gene encoding putative ribonuclease ZC3H12C has product MGQKDHVEAAAGHILDLGLDLEYLHVAGSDRQAGGSDGPPAMEEQVESSGNSSSNADTPPPVAVVEENAGSDAECEPAPPSGTALAAAPDPDGGEGGVTHSKNAHQPLCRTQCVDLGTEGPPEPELSSESSPSSPCKHPPEPPSNPSPSEPAPEAGGKEYQAKLEFALKLGYSEETVRLVLTKLGPDTLINDILGELVKLGTKSDSEQPAGSLASTSSSSSSSSSCGCSELLDSQRSDSPCPSDSLGDQDNLRPIVVDGSNVAMSHGNKEVFSCQGIQLAVDWFLERGHHDITVFVPAWRKEQSRPDAPITDQDILRRLEKEKILVFTPSRRVQGRRVVCYDDRFIVKLAYESAGIIVSNDNYRDLANEKPEWKKFIDERLLMYSFVNDKFMPPDDPLGRHGPSLDNFLRKRPVMPEQKKQPCPYGKKCTYGHKCKYYHPERGAQPQRAVADELRASAKTCVTTKNQGDAGLVKSHSVPAGSIEARKGAQKRQSDPSIRALSYSDAEDKLAKGRADSQKSSMCGNSSSSGSKTMSPAPGGPPASFSLPQDQQSRAVTPHSLPAPIHDLYPHCESPDLSYYSVTRAYSGLSLSSRRSPDCRFPNDTDLRLGSMGSAGSECGSESSASCGSSCDSYSERPCPGCPQDTLLEDNVHFANPHSRLYPHHAASNHELCGLHPADYTNIQHSHTSNTGVHSYHLRGQGCAHDQPPPEAPPKRPLYPLPPHLQHQPLAARSSCPGDYHSLPQSNPHPPGSPLGRCLAPTRGESVSDSHLYEHLSTSHHHHRTKALPSWDTYYRQPLLPPSRYEPSAYQSLPDTRQSSWHAPPWAQDGYAQHHSSHPALHPSPTHYLNHPPPQAHSPHPPHPSSTPLPQYPSHSAHLTVHSHAPPSYMAQHPESPAHSRYEDMREKVYVNLCNIFPPELVSRVMARSPHITDPQQLAAAILSEKAQTGY; this is encoded by the exons ATGGGCCAGAAGGACCATGTGGAGGCAGCAGCAGGCCACATCCTCGACCTGGGGCTGGATTTGGAGTATCTCCACGTAGCGGGGTCTGACCGGCAGGCTGGCGGCTCTGACGGGCCCCCTGCTATGGAGGAGCAGGTGGAGAGCTCcggcaacagcagcagcaacgccGATACCCCTCCACCTGTCGCGGTGGTGGAGGAAAACGCCGGATCCGATGCAGAGTGCGAGCCGGCGCCGCCGTCCGGCACCGCCCTCGCCGCCGCGCCTGACCcggatggaggagagggaggggtaACTCACAGCAAGAACGCGCACCAGCCGCTTTGTCGGACCCAGTGTGTGGATTTAGGCACTGAAGGTCCTCCTGAGCCTGAACTCTCATCAGAGTCCTCACCCAGCTCCCCATGTAAGCACCCACCTGAGCCCCCGTCCAATCCCTCTCCATCAGAACCGGCGCCCGAGGCTGGCGGGAAGGAGTACCAGGCGAAGCTGGAGTTCGCCCTGAAGCTGGGCTACTCCGAGGAGACGGTGCGGCTGGTGCTGACCAAGCTCGGCCCCGACACCCTCATCAACGACATACTGGGAGAGCTGGTCAAACTGGGCACCAAGTCAGACAGCGAGCAGCCGGCTGGATCATTAGCCTCTACctcatcttcttcatcctcctcttcctcttgtgGCTGTTCTGAATTGCTGGACAGCCAAAGGTCGGACTCGCCGTGTCCGTCAGACTCTCTCGGTGACCAGGACAACCTGCGGCCGATCGTGGTGGACGGCAGTAATGTCGCCATGAG CCATGGCAACAAGGAAGTGTTTTCCTGCCAGGGCATCCAGCTGGCTGTAGATTGGTTCCTAGAGCGTGGCCATCATGACATCACAGTGTTTGTGCCTGCGTGGAGGAAAGAGCAGTCGCGCCCTGACGCCCCTATAACAG ATCAGGATATCCTGCGTCGCCTCGAAAAGGAAAAGATCCTGGTGTTCACTCCTTCGCGGCGCGTCCAAGGCCGGCGCGTGGTCTGCTATGACGACCGCTTCATCGTCAAGCTGGCCTATGAGTCAGCCGGCATCATCGTCTCCAATGACAACTACCGAGACCTGGCTAATGAGAAGCCGGAGTGGAAGAAGTTCATAGACGAGCGGCTGCTCATGTATTCCTTTGTCAACGACAA ATTCATGCCCCCAGACGACCCTCTTGGTCGTCACGGCCCCAGCTTAGACAACTTCCTGAGGAAAAGACCTGTCATGCCTGAGCAGAAGAAACAGCCTTGTCCATACG GAAAGAAGTGCACTTACGGCCACAAGTGTAAGTACTACCACCCAGAAAGAGGTGCTCAGCCTCAGCGTGCCGTGGCAGACGAGCTGCGGGCCAGTGCCAAGACTTGTGTCACCACAAAGAACCAGGGGGACGCCGGTTTGGTGAAGAGCCACAGTGTTCCAGCTGGCAGCATCGAGGCGAGAAAAGGCGCCCAGAAAAGGCAGTCAGACCCGAGCATCCGAGCTCTGTCGTACAGCGATGCTGAGGACAAGCTGGCTAAAGGGAGGGCGGACAGCCAGAAGAGCAGTATGTGTGGCAACAGCAGTAGCAGTGGGAGTAAAACCATGTCTCCAGCCCCAGGAGGCCCTCCAGCCAGTTTTAGCCTTCCCCAGGACCAGCAGTCCAGAGCAGTGACTCCTCATAGTCTACCAGCTCCCATCCACGACCTCTACCCTCACTGTGAGTCTCCAGACTTGAGCTACTACTCAGTAACGCGTGCCTACTCCGGCCTGAGCCTCTCCTCCAGACGGAGCCCGGACTGCCGCTTCCCCAACGACACGGACCTGCGGCTCGGCTCGATGGGCTCGGCGGGCTCCGAGTGCGGCAGCGAAAGCAGCGCGAGTTGCGGGAGCAGCTGCGACTCGTACAGCGAGAGGCCGTGTCCGGGATGCCCCCAAGACACCTTACTGGAAGACAACGTCCATTTCGCTAATCCCCACAGCCGGCTGTATCCCCACCACGCCGCGTCGAACCACGAACTATGTGGCCTTCATCCGGCTGATTACACAAATATCCAGCACAGCCACACGTCTAATACAGGAGTGCACAGCTACCATCTACGCGGGCAGGGCTGTGCTCACGATCAGCCTCCACCAGAAGCTCCCCCAAAGCGCCCTCTCTACCCATTGCCGCCTCATCTCCAGCACCAGCCGCTGGCCGCACGTTCCAGTTGCCCAGGCGACTACCACTCCCTTCCACAGTCCAACCCTCACCCGCCTGGCTCTCCTCTTGGCCGCTGCCTGGCCCCCACGCGAGGAGAGAGCGTGTCGGACTCGCATCTGTACGAACACCTCTCGACATCGCACCATCACCACCGGACTAAAGCTTTGCCCAGCTGGGACACATACTACAGGCAGCCTCTGCTGCCGCCGTCCAGGTATGAGCCGTCGGCCTATCAGAGCTTGCCAGACACACGCCAGTCATCCTGGCACGCTCCTCCCTGGGCACAGGACGGCTACGCCCAGCACCACTCCTCCCACCCAGCTCTCCACCCATCCCCGACGCATTACTTAAACCACCCGCCACCTCAAGCCCACTCTCCTCACCCGCCCCATCCATCCAGCACTCCTCTCCCGCAGTACCCGTCTCACAGCGCTCACCTTACAGTCCACTCCCACGCTCCTCCTTCCTATATGGCGCAGCACCCAGAATCCCCTGCGCACAGCCGCTACGAGGACATGAGGGAGAAAGTGTACGTCAACCTGTGTAACATCTTCCCCCCGGAGCTGGTGAGCCGGGTGATGGCCAGGAGCCCCCACATCACGGACCCCCAGCAGCTGGCGGCCGCTATACTGTCAGAGAAGGCTCAAACAGGCTACTGA
- the LOC141762704 gene encoding ATP-binding cassette sub-family C member 4-like isoform X1, with product MAFFFMCPAARSPVLSHLSSSLQGPWTIRAFGAEERFQKALDAQDCTQVLLSLSTFTFTAHQYEAFVSCVSAVSIIYVLVLNRGLVPVADHLSLFRCPSPRHLLHLCYHRHLWPPAAQRPTDELIPHRLNTIIDSDRIPMRAESSDHD from the exons atggctttttttttcatgtgtccTGCAGCTCGGAGTCCAGTGTTGTCCCACCTGTCGTCGTCTCTTCAGGGCCCGTGGACCATCCGAGCCTTTGGAGCAGAGGAGAGGTTCCAGAAAGCCTTGGATGCCCAGGACTGCACTCAGGTTCTCCTCAGCCTCAGCACCTTTACATTCACTGCTCATCAATATGAAGCGTTTGTGAGCTGCGTCAGTGCAGTGTCTATAATCTATGTCCTTGTCCTGAACAGAGGCCTGGTTCCTGTTGCTGACCACCTCTCGTTGTTTCGCTGTCCGTCTCCACGGCATCTGCTCCATCTTTGTTACCATCGCCACCTTTGGCCGCCTGCTGCTCAGAGACC GACAGATGAGCTGATCCCTCATCGTCTCAACACCATCATAGACAGCGACAGGATACCG ATGAGAGCAGAGTCTTCTGACCACGACTGA